Proteins encoded by one window of Arachis ipaensis cultivar K30076 chromosome B04, Araip1.1, whole genome shotgun sequence:
- the LOC107635869 gene encoding uncharacterized protein LOC107635869: protein MGAIPFTERILKAKLPKGFDKPTDMKYDRTKDSQEHLTAFKARMNLEEAADAVRGKAFPVTLAGPTIKWFNALPNGSITGFHDISRKFMAQFTTRITKAKHPISLLGVTKKQDESTRKYLDRFNDECLKIDGLTDFVASLCLTNRLMNEDFRKHLTTKPVWTMHEIQNVARDYINDEEVSQIVAANKRQHGNTPHGNPTSRHNPMPRESQRDQPKQTNTNRPPRIGKFSNYTPLTASITEIYHQIVDRGIIPKARQLKERTGGNKTLYCDYHRGYGHRTQDCFDLKDALEQAIKDGKLPNFAKSSEMQTPTSSFEVPSTSSGSATKISKHTATVSRDSETTSSSQTVPSFFPLP from the coding sequence ATGGGAGCCATTCCCTTCACTGAAAGAATCCTAAAAGCAAAACTCCCTAAAGGCTTCGACAAACCTACGGATATGAAGTACGACAGAACCAAGGACTCCCAGGAGCACCTAACGGCCTtcaaggccaggatgaacctggaagagGCCGCTGACGCGGTCCGAGGTAAGGCCTTCCCAGTAACCCTAGCCGGGCCAACGATTAAATGGTTCAATGCCCTCCCCAACGGATCCATAACTGGCTTCCACGATATCTCACGGAAGTTCATGGCCCAATTCACCACCAGAATTACCAAAgctaaacaccccatcagcttatTAGGGGTCACAAAGAAACAAGACGAATCCACACGAAAATACCTAGACCGCTTCAACGATGAATGCCTAAAGATTGATGGACTCACGGATTTCGTCGCAAGCCTCTGTTTAACCAACAGGCTCATGAACGAAGACTTccgcaaacacctcaccaccaagccagtatggaccatgcacgagatccaaaACGTCGCCAGAGACTACATAAACGACGAGGAGGTCAGTCAGATCGTcgctgccaataaacggcaacaCGGCAACACTCCACACGGCAACCCGACTTCCCGCCATAATCCGATGCCCAGAGAAAGTCAAAGAGACCAACCCAAACAAACCAACACAAACCGACCACCCAGGATCGGGAAATTCTCGAACTACACCCCCCTGACAGCCTCGattaccgagatataccaccagaTAGTGGATCGGGGTATTATCccgaaagcccgacaactcaaagAAAGAACGGGCGGCAACAAGACCCTTtactgcgactaccaccgaggttacgggcACAGGACACAAGACTGTTTCGACCTTAAAGATGCCCTCGAACAAGCTATAAAAGACGGCAAACTCCCAAATTTCGCCAAATCATCAGAGATGCAGACTCCAACATCCTCTTTCGAggtgccttcgacaagctcgggctCCGCAACGAAAATctccaaacacaccgcaacggtgtcacgggactcggagacaacttcctcaaGCCAGACGGTTCCATCATTCTTCCCCTTACCATAG
- the LOC107638532 gene encoding sugar transporter ERD6-like 16, protein MAIEEHKDVESGGDLQEPFIQHAHDDDDNNNNGSSIGMVILSTLVAVCGSFSFGTCVGYSAPTQAAIRADLNLSLAQFSLFGSLVTIGAMLGAITSGHITDFIGRKGAMRISSGFCITGWIAVFFSKDSFILDLGRFFTGYGIGVISYVVPIYIAEISPKNLRGGLATTNQLLIVIGSSVSFLIGSVVNWRLLALSGLAPCICLLIGLCFIPESPRWLAKVGREKEFQLALRRLRGKDADISHEAQEILDYIESLQSLPKAKLLDLFQSKYMRSLVIGVGLMVCQQASGINGIGFYASETFVASGLSSGKVGTIAYALIQVPFTALGAILMDKTGRRPLITVSASGTFVGCFITGIAFFLKGQSLLLEWVPTLVVSGVLIYIASFAIGMGSVPWVIMSEIFPINIKGSAGSLVVLLTWLGAWIVSYTYNFLMDWSAPGTFFLYAVGCLLTIVFVGKLVPETKGKTLEEIQACINTEQK, encoded by the exons ATGGCAATTGAGGAACACAAAGATGTTGAGAGTGGTGGTGATTTGCAAGAACCGTTTATTCAACATgcacatgatgatgatgataataacaaTAATGGATCCTCCATTGGGATGGTTATACTTAGCACACTTGTTGCTGTTTGTGGTTCCTTCTCATTTGGAACTTGT GTGGGTTATTCAGCACCAACTCAAGCAGCTATTAGAGCAGATCTTAATCTCTCTCTTGCTCAG TTTTCGTTGTTTGGTTCATTAGTAACCATTGGAGCAATGCTTGGGGCTATAACAAGTGGTCACATTACTGATTTCATTGGCCGCAAAGGA GCGATGAGAATTTCATCAGGATTTTGCATTACAGGTTGGATAgctgtcttcttctccaag GACTCTTTCATACTTGACTTGGGAAGATTTTTCACTGGCTATGGAATTGGAGTTATCTCATATGTG GTTCCAATATATATAGCAGAAATATCACCTAAAAATCTTCGTGGAGGACTTGCAACAACAAACCAGCTTCTCATTGTGATTGGATCATCAGTCTCATTCTTAATAGGAAGTGTTGTAAATTGGAGACTACTAGCACTATCAG GCTTAGCACCTTGCATTTGCTTGTTGATTGGTTTGTGTTTCATTCCAGAATCTCCTAGATGGCTG GCAAAAGTTGGGCGTGAAAAGGAATTTCAACTAGCTTTGAGAAGACTTAGGGGTAAAGATGCTGATATTTCACATGAAGCTCAAGAAATTCTG GATTATATTGAAAGTCTTCAAAGCCTTCCTAAAGCTAAGCTATTGGATTTGTTCCAAAGCAAATACATGAGATCTTTAGTT ATTGGTGTTGGTTTAATGGTATGTCAACAAGCTAGTGGAATCAATGGTATAGGATTCTATGCATCTGAGACTTTTGTAGCTTCTG GGCTTTCTTCAGGAAAAGTTGGTACCATAGCCTATGCTTTAATACAG GTTCCATTTACAGCATTGGGAGCAATACTGATGGATAAAACTGGAAGAAGACCTCTCATAaca GTTTCTGCTAGTGGCACTTTCGTAGGCTGTTTTATTACTGGAATTGCTTTCTTTCTTAAG GGTCAAAGCTTATTGCTTGAGTGGGTACCAACATTAGTAGTTTCTGGTGTGTTG ATATATATTGCATCATTTGCAATTGGAATGGGATCAGTTCCTTGGGTGATTATGTCTGAG ATCTTTCCCATAAATATTAAGGGAAGTGCTGGGAGCTTGGTAGTGTTATTGACATGGCTTGGAGCTTGGATAGTTTCATATACTTACAATTTTTTAATGGATTGGAGTGCTCCTG gtactttctttttatatGCTGTTGGATGCCTCTTAACTATTGTATTTGTAGGAAAACTAGTTCCAGAAACCAAAGGAAAAACACTGGAAGAAATTCAAGCATGCATTAACACAGagcaaaaataa